From Anopheles arabiensis isolate DONGOLA chromosome 3, AaraD3, whole genome shotgun sequence, a single genomic window includes:
- the LOC120902096 gene encoding rho GDP-dissociation inhibitor 1 isoform X1 — protein MSTEKEMNPAEVEQEEHDSNYQPPPQKTIEEIMAADAEDESLRKYKEALLGEAQAEKIIFDESDPRKVIVKKLALLVADRDPMELDLTGDLTKLKKNVFVIKEGIQYKIRIDFVVQREIVHGLKYVQKTYRMGVPAIHVDKMVQMVGSYPPKKEIQSYTTPFEEAPSGMMARGTYSVTSLFTDDDKNEHLKWDWSFEIKKDWQ, from the exons ATGTCGACCGAAAAGGAAATGAATCCCGCGGAGGTGGAGCAGGAGGAACACGACAGCAACTATCAGCCACCGCCGCAGAAAACGATCGAGGAAATTATGGCCGCCGATGCGGAGGACGAAAGCTTGCGAAAGTACAAGGAGGCACTGCTCGGCGAGGCACAGGCGGAAAAGATTATCTTTG ATGAATCCGATCCGCGGAAGGTGATCGTGAAAAAGCTTGCCCTGCTGGTGGCCGATCGTGATCCGATGGAGCTCGATTTGACTGGCGATTTAACGAAGCTGAAAAAGAAT GTGTTCGTTATTAAGGAAGGCATTCAGTACAAAATTCGTATCGATTTCGTAGTGCAGCGGGAGATTGTGCACGGTTTGAAGTATGTACAGAAAACCTACCGAATGGGCGTCCCAG CCATCCATG TCGATAAAATGGTCCAGATGGTTGGTTCCTATCCACCAAAGAAGGAAATCCAGAGCTACACCACCCCGTTCGAGGAGGCCCCGTCCGGCATGATGGCCCGCGGTACCTACTCCGTCACCTCCCTCTTCACCGACGACGACAAGAACGAGCACCTGAAGTGGGACTGGAGTTTTGAGATTAAAAAAGACTGGCAGTAA
- the LOC120903812 gene encoding neuropeptide FF receptor 2-like isoform X2, with the protein MDFTVYDYPREIWHLKPGWEVALKTITFLPLVLFGVLGNAVLCCTLVQIRALRTPTNLLIANLAVADLATLVICPLMFMFHDFYQNYVLGAIGCRTEGFLQGSLLITSVLCLCAISYDRLTAIVFPKRSRLTKRGAVGLIVACWVGGFLLALPLSLHRAYRERQWKNYLETYCAENTTFLPSYWHVLIGALVWFPLLVMFCCYSLIFLKLDRYERRVLRKEHPISVSYKRKVAKTLFIVLIVFVLLRIPFTTLVFVRYNRYLNDNQNQIGNDFLILWYVSHYLMYLNAALNPLIYGLTNENFRKAFHKISLSRLLCIPALASRGRSSAGKHPKHARNGKRNMGKLDPALGIATIGGRLQPRAPCGTNDKMANLSGWVLCPAGHGGPDSQPTSPSKDTKTSHLKLTTDTFGGGDSEMPRSTTLVSDGFM; encoded by the exons ATGGACTTTACCGTTTACGACTATCCGCGTGAGATTTGGCACCTTAAGCCCGGCTGGGAGGTGGCCCTGAAAACGATCACCTTTCTGCCCCTGGTACTGTTCGGTGTGCTCGGCAATGCCGTCCTGTGCTGTACACTCGTCCAGATACGTGCCCTCCGGACGCCAACGAACCTGCTCATAGCGAACCTAGCCGTCGCCGATCTGGCCACGCTCGTCATCTGTCCGCTGATGTTTATGTTTCACGATTTCTACCAAAACTACGTGCTCGGTGCGATCGGGTGCCGGACGGAGGGTTTCCTGCAAG GTTCCCTTCTCATCACGTCCGTCCTGTGTCTGTGCGCGATCAGCTACGATCGGTTGACGGCGATCGTGTTTCCTAAGCGCTCACGCCTTACCAAGCGCGGTGCGGTTGGGTTGATCGTCGCCTGCTGGGTCGGGGGCTTTCTGCTCGCCCTGCCGCTCAGTCTGCACCGAGCGTACCGGGAGCGCCAGTGGAAGAACTATCTCGAGACGTACTGTGCGGAAAACACGACTTTTCTACCGAGCTACTGGCACGTGCTGATCGGCGCACTCGTTTGGTTTCCGCTGCTGGTAATGTTCTGCTGCTACAGCCTGATCTTCCTCAAGCTGGACCGGTACGAGCGGCGCGTACTGCGCAAGGAGCATCCGATCTCGGTGTCGTACAAGCGGAAGGTAGCGAAAACGTTGTTCATCGTGCTGATCGTGTTCGTGCTGTTGCGCATACCGTTCACGACGCTCGTGTTTGTGCGCTACAATCGCTATCTGAACGACAATCAGAATCAG ATTGGCAATGATTTTCTCATCCTCTGGTACGTTTCACACTACCTCATGTACCTAAACGCTGCCCTCAATCCGCTCATCTACGGCCTGACGAATGAAAACTTCCGCAAAGCGTTCCACAAGATAAGTCTTTCCCGCCTGCTGTGCATTCCCGCTCTGGCAAGCCGCGGTCGCTCGTCGGCTGGAAAGCACCCAAAGCACGCCCGCAACGGAAAGCGTAACATGGGGAAACTAGATCCGGCGCTTGGCATTGCCACGATTGGAGGTCGCTTGCAGCCCCGGGCACCCTGCGGCACGAACGACAAAATGGCCAACCTGTCCGGATGGGTACTGTGTCCAGCGGGGCACGGTGGACCCGATTCCCAGCCAACGAGCCCCTCGAAAGATACCAAAACTTCCCACCTCAAGCTTACGACGGACACGTTTGGCGGCGGTGATTCGGAAATGCCACGCAGTACGACACTCGTTTCGGACGGATTTATGTGA
- the LOC120902093 gene encoding glucose-6-phosphate isomerase, translating into MSGRVLLSKDSVYQQIKEYYNANGASINIKKLFDEDDIRFDKFHLKLTTPADGDILLDYSKNRVTDDAWNLLLELAESRDVVKMRNDMFNGERINVTENRAVLHVALRNRSNKPILVDGKDVMPEVNAVLAHMKEFTEQIHNGVWRGYTNKKISDVVNIGIGGSDLGPLMVTEALKPYNQGIRSHFVSNVDGTHIAETLKKLDPETTLFIIASKTFTTQETITNATAAKRWFLERCSEKEQVAKHFVALSTNKEKVAAFGIDTKNMFEFWDWVGGRYSLWSAIGLSISLAIGFDNFEKLLEGAHYMDNHFMTAPLNENAPVILALMGIWYSNFYGAETHALLPYDQYMHRFAAYFQQGDMESNGKGVTKAGETVDFATGPIVWGEPGTNGQHAFYQLIHQGTRLIPCDFIAPVQTHNPVEDGAMHTILLANYLAQTEALMMGKTAATAQAELEKAGLAGEALEKLLPHKVFTGNRPTNSILVKKVTPFVLGALIAMYEHKIFTQGVIWDVNSFDQWGVELGKQLAKAIEVDLADPNQTTTHDSSTNGLINFIKINQEK; encoded by the exons ATGTCGGGCCGAGTGCTACTGTCGAAAGATTCGGTGTACCAGCAGATCAAGGAGTATTACAACGCGAACGGTGCCTCGATTAACATCAAGAAGCTGTTCGACGAGGATGATATCCGTTTCGATAAGTTCCA CTTGAAGCTAACGACCCCGGCCGATGGTGACATCCTGCTCGACTACTCGAAGAACCGCGTGACGGACGATGCGTGGAAtctgctgctcgagctggcGGAATCGCGCGATGTAGTCAAGATGCGCAACGACATGTTCAACGGTGAGCGCATCAACGTGACGGAGAACCGGGCCGTGCTGCACGTGGCACTGCGCAACCGGTCGAACAAACCGATCCTGGTCGACGGGAAGGACGTGATGCCGGAGGTGAATGCGGTGCTGGCGCACATGAAGGAGTTCACCGAGCAGATCCACAACGGAGTGTGGCGCGGCTACACGAACAAGAAGATCAGCGATGTGGTGAACATTGGCATCGGTGGGTCCGATCTGGGGCCGCTCATGGTGACGGAAGCGCTGAAACCGTACAACCAGGGCATCCGGTCGCACTTTGTCTCGAACGTGGACGGTACGCACATTGCGGAGACGTTGAAGAAGCTCGACCCGGAGACGACGCTGTTCATCATTGCGTCGAAAACGTTCACCACGCAGGAAACGATCACGAACGCGACCGCGGCCAAGCGCTGGTTCCTGGAGCGCTGCTCGGAGAAGGAGCAGGTGGCGAAGCATTTCGTCGCGCTGTCCACCAACAAGGAGAAGGTGGCCGCGTTCGGCATCGACACGAAGAACATGTTCGAGTTCTGGGACTGGGTCGGTGGACGCTACTCGCTCTGGTCCGCCATCGGGCTGTCGATTTCGCTCGCGATCGGGTTCGACAACTTCGAGAAGCTGCTCGAGGGTGCCCACTACATGGACAATCACTTCATGACGGCACCGCTCAATGAGAAT GCTCCAGTCATCTTGGCGCTGATGGGCATCTGGTACTCCAACTTTTACGGTGCCGAAACGCACGCACTGCTGCCGTACGATCAGTATATGCACCGCTTTGCCGCCTACTTCCAGCAGGGCGACATGGAGAGCAACGGCAAAGGTGTCACGAAGGCGGGCGAAACCGTTGACTTTGCCACCGGGCCGATCGTTTGGGGCGAACCGGGCACGAACGGTCAGCATGCGTTCTATCAGCTGATTCATCAG GGCACTCGACTCATTCCGTGCGATTTCATCGCCCCGGTGCAAACGCACAACCCGGTCGAGGACGGCGCTATGCACACTATCCTGCTCGCCAACTATCTCGCCCAGACGGAGGCACTCATGATGGGCAAGACGGCCGCCACGGCGCAGGCCGAACTGGAGAAGGCGGGATTGGCGGGCGAGGCGCTCGAGAAGCTGCTCCCGCACAAGGTGTTCACCGGCAACCGGCCAACGAACTCGATCCTGGTGAAGAAGGTGACACCGTTCGTGCTGGGCGCACTGATCGCGATGTACGAGCACAAGATCTTCACGCAGGGCGTCATCTGGGACGTGAACTCGTTCGACCAGTGGGGCGTCGAGCTCGGCAAGCAGCTGGCGAAGGCGATCGAGGTCGATCTGGCCGACCCGAACCAAACCACTACGCACGATTCGTCTACCAACGGGCTGATTAACTTTATCAAGATCAACCAGGAGAAGTAG
- the LOC120904010 gene encoding alpha-tocopherol transfer protein-like, which yields MSVKVDSVTSEVFSAPATDRKMIPIRTIPECLKRKTAEELNEKEGTLTEELTMIKTWMKQSGHIRGRMEDQFLLGFLRSCKHSMEKVKIKLDTYYTIRSVLPEVMRKRDPLDPFVRSVIKMGVTVPLPKTVHPDDPKIILIRGDAFDGDVCDFPDILKVFTMIGDLLLRDDDQMMICGQAAIIDLGHSSSSHLFNFNLSFLRKASILNQQASPLRQKGFHFINTPKSFDLVLNIFKGLMTEKNRKRTIVSHGSSLESLHKYFPPSVLPAELGGELGPVQQYVDEWEQKLIDNRAYLIEEEGLGVDEGKRRTTNPLAEEKDLFGTAGTFRKLEID from the exons ATGAGCGTGAAGGTCGATTCGGTAACAAGCGAAGTGTTCTCGGCACCGGCGACAGACAGAAAGATGATC CCTATCCGAACGATTCCCGAATGTCTGAAGCGAAAGACAGCGGAGGAGTTGAACGAAAAGGAAGGCACACTTACCGAGGAGCTGACGATGATCAAGACCTGGATGAAGCAGTCCGGTCACATCCGGGGCCGGATGGAGGATCAGTTTTTGCTCGGATTTTTGCGCTCCTGCAAGCACAGCATGGAGAAGGTGAAGATCAAGCTGGACACGTACTACACGATCCGCTCGGTGCTGCCGGAGGTGATGCGCAAACGCGATCCACTCGATCCGTTCGTGCGGAGCGTCATCAAGATGGG TGTTACAGTGCCACTGCCCAAAACGGTACACCCGGACGATCCGAAAATCATTCTCATCCGGGGTGATGCGTTCGACGGCGACGTCTGTGACTTCCCGGATATACTGAAGGTGTTTACGATGATTGGCGATTTGCTGCTGCGGGATGACGATCAGATGATGATCTGCGGCCAGGCTGCCATCATCGATCTGGGGCACTCTTCCAGCAGCCATCTGTTCAACTTTAACCTTTCCTTCCTGCGCAAGGCATCGATTCTGAACCAACAGGCATCACCGCTCCGACAGAAGGGTTTCCACTTTATCAACACACCGAAAAGCTTCGATCTGGTGCTGAACATCTTCAAAGGGCTGATGACGGAGAAGAATCGCAAACGAACG ATCGTATCGCACGGTTCCAGCCTGGAGTCACTGCACAAGTACTTCCCACCGTCCGTACTTCCGGCTGAGCTGGGTGGGGAGCTGGGTCCCGTCCAGCAGTACGTGGATGAGTGGGAGCAAAAGCTGATCGACAATCGGGCGTACCTGATCGAGGAGGAAGGGCTCGGCGTTGATGAAGGCAAGCGCCGAACGACGAACCCGCTGGCCGAGGAGAAGGATCTGTTCGGGACGGCTGGAACGTTCCGAAAGCTGGAGATTGATTGA
- the LOC120903814 gene encoding retinol-binding protein pinta-like, producing MVNLRPISAALHEKAKRELNEKPERIEEDLAALRQWLARTPHIRARIDDQFLVTFLRGCKYSLERAKEKIDMFYSVRTAIPELMRNRDPDRGRIREIVRLGVGLPLPLTDGPDAPRIMLIRPGVYDPKQYTIEEVIKVSTMINDILMLEDDNMVIAGQVGILDLANVTSAHFLQFTPTFVKKMTMMSQEGSPLRQKGFHYINTPTGFETVFNMFKSFMSEKNRSRLYVHGSNLEKLYQHIPKRLLPKEYGGEGDSLKDITANWEKKILSYREYFLEEDQYGTDERKRVGKAKTADSLFGMEGSFRRLEVD from the exons ATGGTGAATCTACGGCCCATATCGGCCGCCCTGCACGAAAAGGCTAAGCGCGAGCTGAACGAAAAGCCCGAGCGGATCGAGGAGGATCTGGCCGCGCTACGGCAATGGCTCGCCCGCACGCCCCACATCCGGGCCCGGATCGACGACCAGTTCCTGGTGACGTTTCTGCGCGGCTGCAAGTACAGTCTCGAGCGGGCGAAGGAAAAGATCGACATGTTCTACAGTGTGCGCACGGCCATCCCGGAGCTGATGCGCAACCGTGACCCGGACCGGGGGCGCATCCGGGAGATTGTGCGGCTGGGGGTGGGTTTGCCGCTGCCGCTCACCGATGGGCCGGATGCGCCGCGCATCATGCTGATCCGGCCCGGGGTGTACGACCCGAAGCAGTACACGATCGAGGAGGTGATCAAAGTGAGCACCATGATCAACGACATACTGATGCTGGAGGACGACAATATGGTGATCGCGGGTCAG GTCGGCATCCTCGATCTAGCCAACGTGACCAGTGCCCACTTCCTGCAGTTTACGCCCACGTTCGTGAAAAAGATGACCATGATGAGCCAGGAGGGTTCACCGCTGCGCCAGAAGGGCTTCCATTACATCAACACACCGACCGGCTTCGAGACCGTCTTTAACATGTTCAAATCGTTCATGAGCGAAAAGAACCGATCGAGA CTGTACGTCCACGGTAGCAATCTGGAGAAGCTCTACCAACACATCCCAAAGCGCCTGCTGCCGAAAGAGTACGGCGGGGAGGGCGATTCCCTCAAGGACATCACGGCCAACTGGGAGAAAAAGATCCTCTCCTACCGGGAGTACTTCCTCGAGGAGGACCAGTACGGCACGGATGAGCGCAAGCGCGTGGGGAAGGCAAAGACGGCCGACTCGCTGTTCGGCATGGAGGGTTCCTTCCGCCGGCTGGAGGTGGACTGA
- the LOC120904247 gene encoding retinol-binding protein pinta-like, translated as MPSLRPLSAQLAKKAADELFEKPERIDEDLAALRAWLAKCPHIKSRTDDQFLTMFLRGCKHSLERAKEKLDMYYTVRTALPELMRNRDPEEPKLLELIKMGVAVPLPNTVTPDGPRIILVRPGVYDPSKYTIQEVFRYNTMMSDIMMKEDDNLVVAGQMGILDLSNCTMAHFLQFSPTFVKKATMWSQEGSPLRQKGFHYVNTPSGFEVVYNLFKNFLNEKNRSRLYVHGSNLDSLYEHIPKAMLPAEYGGDAGPIQEIVDAWAKKIISYRDYFKEEDQYGTDEKKRPGRPKNADSLFGLEGSFRKLEVD; from the exons ATGCCGAGCCTAAGACCGCTGTCTGCCCAGCTGGCAAAGAAGGCGGCGGACGAGCTGTTCGAAAAGCCGGAACGCATCGACGAAGATCTGGCCGCGCTGAGGGCCTGGTTGGCCAAGTGCCCGCACATCAAATCCCGCACCGATGACCAGTTTCTGACGATGTTCCTGCGCGGCTGCAAGCACAGCCTCGAGCGGGCCAAGGAAAAGCTGGACATGTACTACACGGTCCGGACGGCACTGCCCGAGCTGATGCGCAACCGCGATCCGGAGGAGCCGAAGCTGCTGGAGCTGATCAAGATGGGTGTGGCCGTCCCGCTGCCGAACACGGTAACGCCCGACGGGCCGCGGATCATCCTGGTGCGCCCGGGTGTGTACGATCCGAGCAAGTACACCATCCAGGAGGTGTTCCGCTACAACACCATGATGTCTGATATTATGATGAAGGAAGATGACAACCTGGTCGTCGCTGGGCAG ATGGGCATTCTGGATCTCTCCAACTGCACCATGGCCCATTTCCTCCAGTTCAGCCCCACGTTCGTGAAGAAGGCTACGATGTGGAGTCAGGAAGGATCGCCGCTGCGCCAGAAGGGTTTCCACTACGTCAACACACCCAGCGGCTTTGAGGTGGTGTACAATCTGTTTAAGAATTTCCTCAACGAGAAGAACCGATCGAGG CTGTATGTGCACGGTAGCAATCTGGACTCACTGTACGAGCACATACCGAAGGCCATGCTGCCGGCAGAGTACGGTGGAGATGCTGGCCCTATCCAGGAGATCGTCGATGCCTGGGCGAAGAAGATCATCTCGTACCGGGATTACTTCAAGGAGGAGGACCAGTACGGTACGGATGAGAAGAAGCGTCCGGGCCGTCCGAAGAACGCGGACAGCCTGTTCGGGCTGGAGGGTTCGTTCCGGAAGCTGGAGGTTGATTAG
- the LOC120902096 gene encoding rho GDP-dissociation inhibitor 1 isoform X2: MSTEKEMNPAEVEQEEHDSNYQPPPQKTIEEIMAADAEDESLRKYKEALLGEAQAEKIIFDESDPRKVIVKKLALLVADRDPMELDLTGDLTKLKKNVFVIKEGIQYKIRIDFVVQREIVHGLKYVQKTYRMGVPVDKMVQMVGSYPPKKEIQSYTTPFEEAPSGMMARGTYSVTSLFTDDDKNEHLKWDWSFEIKKDWQ, translated from the exons ATGTCGACCGAAAAGGAAATGAATCCCGCGGAGGTGGAGCAGGAGGAACACGACAGCAACTATCAGCCACCGCCGCAGAAAACGATCGAGGAAATTATGGCCGCCGATGCGGAGGACGAAAGCTTGCGAAAGTACAAGGAGGCACTGCTCGGCGAGGCACAGGCGGAAAAGATTATCTTTG ATGAATCCGATCCGCGGAAGGTGATCGTGAAAAAGCTTGCCCTGCTGGTGGCCGATCGTGATCCGATGGAGCTCGATTTGACTGGCGATTTAACGAAGCTGAAAAAGAAT GTGTTCGTTATTAAGGAAGGCATTCAGTACAAAATTCGTATCGATTTCGTAGTGCAGCGGGAGATTGTGCACGGTTTGAAGTATGTACAGAAAACCTACCGAATGGGCGTCCCAG TCGATAAAATGGTCCAGATGGTTGGTTCCTATCCACCAAAGAAGGAAATCCAGAGCTACACCACCCCGTTCGAGGAGGCCCCGTCCGGCATGATGGCCCGCGGTACCTACTCCGTCACCTCCCTCTTCACCGACGACGACAAGAACGAGCACCTGAAGTGGGACTGGAGTTTTGAGATTAAAAAAGACTGGCAGTAA
- the LOC120903812 gene encoding neuropeptide FF receptor 2-like isoform X1 codes for MYQLIVEVIAKLNVLINYTDEYPSMDFTVYDYPREIWHLKPGWEVALKTITFLPLVLFGVLGNAVLCCTLVQIRALRTPTNLLIANLAVADLATLVICPLMFMFHDFYQNYVLGAIGCRTEGFLQGSLLITSVLCLCAISYDRLTAIVFPKRSRLTKRGAVGLIVACWVGGFLLALPLSLHRAYRERQWKNYLETYCAENTTFLPSYWHVLIGALVWFPLLVMFCCYSLIFLKLDRYERRVLRKEHPISVSYKRKVAKTLFIVLIVFVLLRIPFTTLVFVRYNRYLNDNQNQIGNDFLILWYVSHYLMYLNAALNPLIYGLTNENFRKAFHKISLSRLLCIPALASRGRSSAGKHPKHARNGKRNMGKLDPALGIATIGGRLQPRAPCGTNDKMANLSGWVLCPAGHGGPDSQPTSPSKDTKTSHLKLTTDTFGGGDSEMPRSTTLVSDGFM; via the exons ATGTATCAGCTCATCGTGGAAGTGATCGCCAAGCTTAACGTCTTGATCAATTACACCGACGAATATCCGTCG ATGGACTTTACCGTTTACGACTATCCGCGTGAGATTTGGCACCTTAAGCCCGGCTGGGAGGTGGCCCTGAAAACGATCACCTTTCTGCCCCTGGTACTGTTCGGTGTGCTCGGCAATGCCGTCCTGTGCTGTACACTCGTCCAGATACGTGCCCTCCGGACGCCAACGAACCTGCTCATAGCGAACCTAGCCGTCGCCGATCTGGCCACGCTCGTCATCTGTCCGCTGATGTTTATGTTTCACGATTTCTACCAAAACTACGTGCTCGGTGCGATCGGGTGCCGGACGGAGGGTTTCCTGCAAG GTTCCCTTCTCATCACGTCCGTCCTGTGTCTGTGCGCGATCAGCTACGATCGGTTGACGGCGATCGTGTTTCCTAAGCGCTCACGCCTTACCAAGCGCGGTGCGGTTGGGTTGATCGTCGCCTGCTGGGTCGGGGGCTTTCTGCTCGCCCTGCCGCTCAGTCTGCACCGAGCGTACCGGGAGCGCCAGTGGAAGAACTATCTCGAGACGTACTGTGCGGAAAACACGACTTTTCTACCGAGCTACTGGCACGTGCTGATCGGCGCACTCGTTTGGTTTCCGCTGCTGGTAATGTTCTGCTGCTACAGCCTGATCTTCCTCAAGCTGGACCGGTACGAGCGGCGCGTACTGCGCAAGGAGCATCCGATCTCGGTGTCGTACAAGCGGAAGGTAGCGAAAACGTTGTTCATCGTGCTGATCGTGTTCGTGCTGTTGCGCATACCGTTCACGACGCTCGTGTTTGTGCGCTACAATCGCTATCTGAACGACAATCAGAATCAG ATTGGCAATGATTTTCTCATCCTCTGGTACGTTTCACACTACCTCATGTACCTAAACGCTGCCCTCAATCCGCTCATCTACGGCCTGACGAATGAAAACTTCCGCAAAGCGTTCCACAAGATAAGTCTTTCCCGCCTGCTGTGCATTCCCGCTCTGGCAAGCCGCGGTCGCTCGTCGGCTGGAAAGCACCCAAAGCACGCCCGCAACGGAAAGCGTAACATGGGGAAACTAGATCCGGCGCTTGGCATTGCCACGATTGGAGGTCGCTTGCAGCCCCGGGCACCCTGCGGCACGAACGACAAAATGGCCAACCTGTCCGGATGGGTACTGTGTCCAGCGGGGCACGGTGGACCCGATTCCCAGCCAACGAGCCCCTCGAAAGATACCAAAACTTCCCACCTCAAGCTTACGACGGACACGTTTGGCGGCGGTGATTCGGAAATGCCACGCAGTACGACACTCGTTTCGGACGGATTTATGTGA